Sequence from the Meleagris gallopavo isolate NT-WF06-2002-E0010 breed Aviagen turkey brand Nicholas breeding stock chromosome Z, Turkey_5.1, whole genome shotgun sequence genome:
TATTAACTTCGGCCAACAGCGAGCCAACAGCGAGCCATGGGGATCAGCCTTTAATCTGCACCGGAGCTCAGGTCGCCGCAGGGATTGttctttgtgctgctgggaaACAGAGGGGCCTCACAAGGCAGGCAGCATCCCATGGAGCAGCGAGAGTTTGTGGGGGGGAAGCACAGGGCAGGAATGGCTCCTGGTCTGTTCNNNNNNNNNNNNNNNNNNNNNNNNNNNNNNNNNNNNNNNNNNNNNNNNNNNNNNNNNNNNNNNNNNNNNNNNNNNNNNNNNNNNNNNNNNNNNNNNNNNNTGAATCTCCATTAACTCCCCACTGTTCTCCCGGCAGCCTTCATGACCATGGTGCTGATCTTCCTGCACACCTTCTGGGGCATCCTCTTTTTCCACGGCTGTGAAAACCGGCACTGGTGGGAGATCGTAGCCGTCGTTGTCATGCACCTGGCCGTTTCAGGGTCGGTGAGTAGCCGGAGCAGAACTCAGTGCTGCCACCAGGGGCGGCTGTGGGGTTTGCTGGTGCCTGTGCCTGTGGAGGAGCAGCTACGTGCACTGGCAAAGCATGTAGAGATCAGAACTCCCTACGAGGAGTTCCCCATGGGCTGTGCCCATCACTAACCAAACCCTGGAGCTGGTTTCCTACCCCTGGGGCCATGAGTGATGCTgctctgtccccatcctgtcccagCCACTCCCCAGAGCACTGGGGCAAACCAAGAGGGGCACACTGTGGCTGTGTGTGACAATTAAACCATGAGAGATCCTGCTCaccctttccctttctcctctctctgcagACATTTTGCAACCCGCTGTATGTAGGCAGCCTGGTGCCCTCCTACGTGCTGATGGCCATTGCTGCTGTCTGGGCATATATGCTGTCAGGGGGCTCTGTCCAGAACCTGCGCCGCTTCCTGCTCTGTAAGTCACCCAAATGGAGCTTTCTTTAGTTACTGTGTCCTGAGGTGGGGCAGGGTGTCTTGGAGGCTGAAGCAAGGTGATGGTCTTTGCTACAAGGAAGAGACTCCAGGGTTTGGGTTATTGCCTCTCTGAGGAAGTTAATTTGATGAAAACTGACCCCTTGCTTCCTGCAGGTGCACAGAGTGGAGCTAGCCCCCAGCCAGCATCCTGAGGCCCTGCAGACGTTCCcatccccagctgcccctgccctcccctgtCAGCAGCAAGGTTGGCCGTCGCCTTTTCTGCAATACATTTTCTCCTGGAACGGGGGACGCTGCCATCCGGCTGCAGCAGCGGTGCTGTGACCGGCTTGCTCTTCTGCCCCTCTGGGGACAACTCAGTCTGGGGGACTCAACTCTGTTGGCCCTGAGCTATCACCTGGGAAGGGTACTTCCTTGGACTGCCGGTGACCCAAGCCCAGGAAGCCCCCTCACTTTTCCCCCTGGTGCAGAAGATGCTCTGCAGTCCCCTGTGCCTA
This genomic interval carries:
- the LOC104914810 gene encoding gamma-secretase subunit Aph-1b-like, which codes for MTMVLIFLHTFWGILFFHGCENRHWWEIVAVVVMHLAVSGSTFCNPLYVGSLVPSYVLMAIAAVWAYMLSGGSVQNLRRFLLCAQSGASPQPAS